Proteins encoded in a region of the Phocoena phocoena chromosome X, mPhoPho1.1, whole genome shotgun sequence genome:
- the MORF4L2 gene encoding mortality factor 4-like protein 2 yields MSSRKQGSQTRGQQSADEDNFKKPTRSNMQRSKMRGASSGKKTAGPQQKNLEAALPGRWGGRSAENPPSGSVRKTRKNKQKTPGNGDGGSTSEAPQPPRKKRARADPTVESEEAFKNRMEVKVKIPEELKPWLVEDWDLVTRQKQLFQLPAKKNVDAILEEYANCKKSQGNVDNKEYAVNEVVAGIKEYFNVMLGTQLLYKFERPQYAEILLAHPDAPMSQVYGAPHLLRLFVRIGAMLAYTPLDEKSLALLLGYLHDFLKYLAKNAASLFTASDYKVASAEYHRKAL; encoded by the coding sequence ATGAGTTCCAGAAAGCAGGGTTCTCAAACTCGTGGACAACAATCTGCAGACGAAGACAACTTCAAAAAACCAACTAGAAGCAACATGCAGAGAAGTAAGATGAGAGGGGCCTCCTCGGGAAAGAAGACAGCTGGTCCCCAGCAGAAGAATCTGGAAGCAGCACTCCCAGGCAGATGGGGGGGTCGCTCTGCAGAGAACCCCCCTTCAGGGTCCGTGAGGAAGAcaagaaagaacaaacagaagaCCCCTGGGAACGGAGATGGTGGCAGCACCAGCGAAGCACCTCAGCCACCTCGGAAGAAAAGGGCCCGGGCAGACCCCACTGTTGAAAGTGAGGAGGCATTTAAGAATAGAATGGAAGTTAAAGTGAAGATTCCGGAAGAATTAAAACCATGGCTTGTTGAGGACTGGGACTTAGTTACCAGGCAGAAGCAGCTGTTTCAACTCCCTGCTAAGAAAAATGTAGATGCCATTCTGGAAGAGTATGCTAATTGCAAGAAATCGCAGGGAAATGTTGATAATAAGGAGTATGCAGTTAATGAAGTTGTGGCAGGAATAAAAGAGTATTTCAATGTGATGTTGGGCACTCAGCTGCTCTACAAATTTGAGAGGCCCCAGTATGCCGAAATCCTCTTGGCTCACCCTGATGCACCGATGTCCCAGGTTTATGgggcgccacacctactgagatTATTTGTAAGAATTGGAGCGATGTTGGCATACACGCCCCTTGATGAGAAGAGCCTTGCATTATTGTTGGGCTATTTGCATGATTTCCTAAAATATCTGGCAAAGAATGCTGCGTCTCTCTTTACTGCCAGTGATTATAAAGTGGCTTCTGCTGAGTACCACCGCAAAGCCCTGTGA